The Haloterrigena salifodinae genomic interval GCTGAAGCGGGCGCGGACACCGACGGTAACGAGTCCGTCACGCCCATTCTGCGGGAGCTCGTCGACGACGACACGCTCCTGAAGTTCCCCGAGGGTCGGTACTACATGGACGAACAGCTGCGGCTCACCGACTTCGAGAACGTCGGTTTCGTCGGCTACGACGCGACGCTCGTCCCGGCGAACTACCACGAGTTCGACGGACCACAGTATCGCCTGTTCCGGCTGGGGACCAGCGACAGCCCCGGCCGCGATCTGCGGTTCGAGAACTTCGACGTCGATCAGACCGGCGACGACACGGGGATTCGGGTCATCAGCGCCGAGGTCGAGGACGGCCTCTCCGTCCGGCGGGTCACGGTTCACGGCGTCCATGACAGCGGGACGTGGGGTCCGGCCCTGTTCAACGTCCTCGACCCCGACGGGCAGGGACACGTCTACTCCTTCCGCGCGTCGGACGGCGGCCTCCACGTCGACGAGACACCCAACGAGGGGAACATGTGGCGCGGCCCGACCGGCATCGTCGTCAACCAACACCACCACGGCACGCTCCTCTTCGAGAGCTGCAGCCTCGGCGGCTTCCCGGACAACGGGCTTTACGCGTCCAACGAAACCGGACGGGTCGGCATCGAACGCGGCTGGTTCGAGAACAGCGCCACCGCGTCGATCCGTCTCGCCGGAACGACCGGCGTGATCAGGGACGCGGTCGCCGTCGTCACCGAGGACCCCCACGACTCCAACGGCCAGCACGCGATTCGACTCGACGGCGGCGAGCAATTCGAGCTCGAGGGTGTCACCGTCGACACGCCGCAGCCGAACGGCGACGCGATCCGAATTATGAACGACGTCGAGAACACCGTGATCTCCGATTCGGAGATCACGGTCGGGCACCACCCGAGTGCCGGAATCCGGGTCGATCCCGCCGCCGGTCCGGTGACCGTCGAGAATACCGATATCACAATTCACGGTAGCGCCAACGCGGTCCGACTGCTCGGTGGAGACGGCGGCGGCGCCGATCTCGAGGACGTTCGGATCACCGGCGACGCAGCGGGGACCCGGAACCGCCACGCGATCTACTGCGAGCGCGACAGCTGTCGGTTCGTCGGCCTCTCGGTCGAACAACCGGGGGACGATAAGCGGCGCGGACTCGAACTCCGCGGCGAGGACTACGTCGTCGCCGACAGCGAGTTCGAGACGACGCACACGCCGATCGTCGTCAACGGCGGGAGCGGAGTGCAGATTGAGAACAGTTACGGCCGTTCGATCGAGGACACCTACTCACTTCGGATCACGAGCGACTCCGGATCCGTCTCGCTCGCGAACAACGACTTCCCGGACGGCGTGCGCGACGACCGGTAACGCGCGGTCAGTCGTCCTCGAGTGCATCAGCAAGATCGTCGGCAACGGCCGCGATCGCATCGCGGGCGCGGTCGACGTCCCGGAGAGTCATGAAGCCGTGAGGCATGTCCGTATAATTCTCGTAGCGCGTGTGTACGCCATCACGGACGAGCTGTTCGGCGTAGGATTTCCCGCCGTCCCGGAGCGGGTCGAAGCCAGCGGTGACGACCGTCGCGGGAGCGACGCCCGAGAGGTCGCAGGCGTTCGTCGGGTCGGCGTAGGGGTTGCGCCTGTGGATGTCGCTCCGGTAGTAGCATTCATTGAACCACTCCATGTCGTCCTCGTCGAGGACGATGCCGGCGTGCTCCCTGACGGACGGCTGGTCAGTTTCGATGCCGACGGCCGGATAGAGTAGCGTCTGATGATCGATTTCCGGACCGTCGCGCTCGACGGCCATGAGCGCCGCGACGGCGGCGAGCGTCCCGCCAGCGGAGTCGCCTGCGACTGCGACCCGACCGTTTCCGGCGACCGCGTCGGGGTTCGCGGCCGCCCACTCGACGGCGGCGAAGGCGTCCTCGACCGCCGCGGGGAAGGGGTGTTCGGGGGCGAGCCGGTAGTCGACCGAGAGGACGGCGCAGCCGCTCTCGCGAGTCAAGTGTCGACAGAGCCAGTCGTGTGTCTCGATACTTCCGAGGACGAACCCGCCGCCGTGGAAGAAGACGATCGTCGGATGCGGCCCGGACGCGGCCGGGAGGTAGAGGCGGGCGTCGAGATCGCCCGCGGGACCGGGGATTGTTCGGTCGATCGTCCGCCCGACGCTTGGGCCGTTTCGGTTCCGGAGCCGCATCATCGGACCGGTGAGACGCCGGAGGAGTTTCAGGCCGTAACGGTTGTGCGGCAAGGGGAGCCGCCCCTGGCGCTCGATCGCCGCCTCCGCCTGTGGACTCATCCTGTCAGCGTGCATGACGGAGCGTTCGGCGATCCGAACTAAGCCGTTTCGGTCGGCGAACAGTTCGAAGTCGAGTCGGACGCGCGGGCGGCGAAGTTGTGTCCGTGGTGCGGTCCACACCGAGGACGCGGTGAGCGGTCGCCGATCACTCGAGGTCGGCCGCGTCGAACCGCCGGTAGCCGATCGCCAGCGGGACAGCGATCCAACCGACGTACACCAGCGCAACGGTCCACGGCCGGAGGTAGACGGGGACATCGCCGTCGACGCGCGATTCGATCCGGAGGTCCGCCGGGCCGGCCTCGGCGAACGACACGTCCTCGAGGCCCAGCTGGACCATTGGACCGACATAGCTGTTCGTCACCTGATCGACGGCGAACCGGTAGGCCTCGAGGGGGTTCGCCTGGTACAGCGCGAAGTACCAGGCCTCGACCTCGACCCCGGGACGGGCACCGGCGGCGAGGTAGTAGATCCCGACGGCGAGGGCCTCCCACATCACTAACAGCAGGATGAAGATGCCAACGGCCCACGCGAGGGCGGTCCCCCGCGAGGCCGTGGCCGCGGAGATGCCGACGGCCAGCGCCGTAAACGTCACACCCAGTCCGATCGTCAGCCCGGTAACCTGCGCGAGTTCCACGACCGAGACCTCCCCGACCAGCGGCACGCCGAGGACGGTCACGACGAGGAACCCGACTAGGATCGTTGCCGCGACGACGACGCTGCGACCGACGACCTTGCCGGTGACCACGTCCGACCGCGAGAACGGGTAGCTCAGGAGGACGCGCAGGCTCCCAGACCGTCGCTCCCCGACGATCGCCATGTAGCCCGCGATCAGCGCGATCAAGGGGACGAAAAAGATCACAAACTGCCCCATCACGGCCAGCAGGTCGCTCATCGATCCCTCGCCTGCGTCCCCCGAGACGTAGCCAACGAGCAGGAAGAACGCGAGGAGGCCGACGAAGCCGCCGGTGATCGCCCACAGCAGCTTCGATCGGACGACGTCCTCGAAGTCCTTGCGCGCGACGTCGCGCCACGTGACGGTCATCCCAACACCCCCGAGAGGCGACCGTGGCGGTCGTCGGCTGCGGTCTCTTCCTCGCGGACGATATCCACCTCGCCGTCGGTGTAGGTCGCGAACACGTCCTCGAGGGCAACCGACGACGCGTCGACGTCGAGCACCTCGACGTCCGCGTCGAGGAGTCGCCCGATAGCGCGTGCCTTCGCGCGCGGATCCGCGCAGGTCACCACGAGT includes:
- a CDS encoding alpha/beta hydrolase produces the protein MHADRMSPQAEAAIERQGRLPLPHNRYGLKLLRRLTGPMMRLRNRNGPSVGRTIDRTIPGPAGDLDARLYLPAASGPHPTIVFFHGGGFVLGSIETHDWLCRHLTRESGCAVLSVDYRLAPEHPFPAAVEDAFAAVEWAAANPDAVAGNGRVAVAGDSAGGTLAAVAALMAVERDGPEIDHQTLLYPAVGIETDQPSVREHAGIVLDEDDMEWFNECYYRSDIHRRNPYADPTNACDLSGVAPATVVTAGFDPLRDGGKSYAEQLVRDGVHTRYENYTDMPHGFMTLRDVDRARDAIAAVADDLADALEDD
- a CDS encoding ABC transporter permease subunit; translated protein: MTVTWRDVARKDFEDVVRSKLLWAITGGFVGLLAFFLLVGYVSGDAGEGSMSDLLAVMGQFVIFFVPLIALIAGYMAIVGERRSGSLRVLLSYPFSRSDVVTGKVVGRSVVVAATILVGFLVVTVLGVPLVGEVSVVELAQVTGLTIGLGVTFTALAVGISAATASRGTALAWAVGIFILLLVMWEALAVGIYYLAAGARPGVEVEAWYFALYQANPLEAYRFAVDQVTNSYVGPMVQLGLEDVSFAEAGPADLRIESRVDGDVPVYLRPWTVALVYVGWIAVPLAIGYRRFDAADLE